In Trichoderma atroviride chromosome 2, complete sequence, one DNA window encodes the following:
- a CDS encoding uncharacterized protein (EggNog:ENOG41), whose translation MDSADEYMGDADLGNRSHLPQPSSGNRRQGPRTLATVYDAVAGRVTYDRVLRDDAQGDGIVQPRVVDQRDSYKLAPDDVLFRRKDAPERYAEHDIYRAHEWDLPNGGRGILPQSDLLKAIHEYSSEFYGTLNRHQGASESGRNLDEGSMDETALLAFGILLEEAGREVLGRRGHLVFTEATHDRNDDNGVGQDWREGSTAQESGGESVVGHSEAESSQAARKRRRLTSDDE comes from the exons ATGGACTCTGCAGACGAATACATGGGCGATGCTGACCTCGGTAACCGGTCACATTTGCCGCAGCCATCTAGCGGTAACCGACGCCAGGGCCCGCGGACGCTCGCTACCGTATACGACGCCGTCGCAG GAAGGGTCACATATGACAGAGTGCTGCGAGATGACGCCCAGGGCGACGGCATTGTCCAGCCTAGGGTCGTCGACCAGCGAGATAGCTACAAGCTCGCTCCAGACGACGTCTTGTTCCGCCGCAAAGACGCACCAGAGCGGTATGCAGAGCACGACATCTACCGCGCGCACGAGTGGGACCTGCCCAACGGTGGACGCGGCATTCTACCCCAGAGTGATCTCCTAAAGGCCATTCACGAGTACTCATCCGAGTTTTACGGAACGCTGAACCGCCACCAGGGAGCCTCGGAAAGTGGGCGCAACTTGGACGAGGGCAGCATGGATGAGACGGCACTGTTGGCCTTTGGCATTCTCCTAGAGGAGGCGGGGCGAGAAGTTCTCGGTCGACGAGGTCATCTCGTCTTCACTGAAGCCACCCATGACCGCAATGACGACAACGGCGTGGGCCAGGACTGGCGTGAAGGCAGTACGGCACAGGAATCCGGTGGCGAGTCCGTGGTTGGGCACAGTGAAGCTGAATCCTCTCAGGCGGCACGGAAGCGAAGAAGACTTACATCAGATGACGAGTGA
- a CDS encoding uncharacterized protein (EggNog:ENOG41), whose product MSSLIDKVKDKLSSHSDNKTEQPESTHGTHSSRTANAADPRIDSDRDHREALGRHDGAYTTGGDNYSYGESNTKGMNTAGDTLTSSGTTGPAPTTAGMHKSDMMNKADPRIDSDLDGSKNMGLRSEKATHAGTTSSTYGTGTTTTGSSTGTSGTGTTFGSTGPASKTAGAHKSDTMNKADPRIDSDLDGSRNMGLRSEKQTRDTGATSGYGVGTTTTSTGNTYSSTQPGSKSAGVHKSDALNKADPRIDSDLDGSRNMGLRSEQATHDLGTTRTAGTSGATTGTGFGTGMGTDTLGAGSGINTSGRSGDYTSGTSGLGTRSSGTDTYSGLGNTSSLGSGTDTYSGMGKTSGLGSGTGTGAYSGVDTTSGYGTGNLGSGERNLGQQTGTLGSDTTTSAYGGMGSTGTGFGSERHATGPASNTAGPHKSDMMNKADPRVDSDLNNSKTFGGDKTYQS is encoded by the coding sequence ATGTCTTCACTCATCGACAAGGTCAAGGACAAGCTTTCCAGCCACTCCGACAACAAGACTGAGCAGCCTGAGAGCACTCACGGAACTCACAGCTCCCGCACTGCCAATGCTGCCGACCCTCGCATTGACTCCGATCGCGATCACCGCGAGGCTTTGGGCCGCCATGATGGCGCTTACACCACTGGTGGAGATAACTACTCCTATGGCGAGTCCAACACCAAGGGCATGAACACCGCTGGCGACACACTCACTTCATCTGGCACAACTGGCCCTGCTCCCACAACCGCCGGCATGCACAAGTCCGACATGATGAACAAGGCCGACCCCAGAATCGACTCAGATCTCGATGGCAGCAAGAACATGGGCCTTCGTTCCGAGAAGGCCACCCATGCTGGAACCACCAGCTCTACCTATGGAACTGGAACCACCACCACTGGCTCCAGCACTGGAACCAGCGGCACCGGAACCACATTTGGTTCGACCGGTCCTGCTTCAAAGACTGCCGGCGCACACAAGTCCGACACAATGAACAAGGCCGACCCCAGAATCGACTCTGATCTTGATGGCAGCCGCAACATGGGCCTCCGCTCTGAGAAGCAAACTCGTGATACTGGAGCTACCAGCGGTTATGGAGTTGGAACTACAACCACTAGCACTGGAAACACATACAGCTCGACTCAGCCTGGCTCCAAGTCTGCCGGCGTACACAAGTCCGACGCTCTGAACAAGGCCGACCCTAGAATCGACTCTGATCTCGATGGCAGCCGCAACATGGGCCTCCGCTCTGAGCAGGCTACCCACGATCTTGGAACCACCAGAACTGCTGGTACTTCGGGAGCTACTACCGGCACGGGATTCGGTACCGGCATGGGAACTGATACCCTCGGAgccggcagcggcatcaacaCCTCCGGCAGGTCTGGTGACTACACATCTGGTACATCTGGCCTAGGCACCCGTAGCTCAGGAACTGACACCTACTCTGGGTTGGGCAATACTTCAAGCCTCGGCTCAGGAACTGATACCTACTCTGGTATGGGCAAGACTTCAGGCCTCGGCTCAGGCACAGGCACCGGTGCCTACTCCGGCGTGGACACAACTTCGGGATACGGCACTGGTAACTTGGGCTCTGGTGAGCGCAACTTGGGCCAACAGACTGGCACTCTTGGCAGCGACACGACCACCAGCGCATATGGCGGTATGGGCAGCACCGGCACAGGCTTTGGATCTGAGCGCCACGCTACCGGCCCAGCTTCCAACACTGCTGGCCCCCACAAGTCTGACATGATGAACAAGGCCGATCCTCGCGTGGACAGCGACCTCAATAACAGCAAGACCTTTGGAGGCGACAAGACTTACCAGTCGTAA